The Fusarium oxysporum Fo47 chromosome II, complete sequence genome includes a region encoding these proteins:
- a CDS encoding chaperonin 10-like protein — translation MSQNRGAVNPAARAPLEVRTLDTPTPGPGDILVKNELIAINPVEVSITKNDLFKSKYPCVIGTSFGGEVIAVGEGVSDFKVGDKVAVYASPTDGDKYAAYQAYALAKVDTTILVPEGVDLAVPVSMNGNLTTVVGMISATAGVPKPDIESEVASTGKKILIYGGTSNLGSLAVQYVRRAGYSVVTTTSPKHKAFVEALGADKIIDHSQDRDTLVKAFIAEGPYDIVVDTISYPNTVSILADVLAAQGGGTVYATMPPFGPETLPQGVVRHFTSWPFVLYKEGNEHFIRWAFQEFFAKGIASGKLVPTQIERVSGGFEAVNSALDILGKGVSNSKVVVELEK, via the coding sequence ATGTCTCAGAATCGTGGAGCCGTCAACCCTGCAGCCCGGGCACCCCTCGAGGTCAGGACCCTCGACACACCTACCCCAGGACCCGGTGATATCCTCGTCAAAAACGAGCTTATCGCCATCAACCCAGTCGAGGtcagcatcaccaagaacGATCTATTCAAATCCAAGTACCCCTGTGTAATCGGCACGTCGTTCGGTGGTGAGGTCATCGCTGTTGGCGAGGGTGTCTCCGACTTCAAGGTTGGAGACAAAGTCGCCGTCTATGCCAGCCCAACCGATGGCGACAAATATGCTGCCTACCAGGCCTATGCGTTGGCAAAGGTGGACACGACCATTCTCGTCCCAGAGGGCGTTGATCTGGCTGTCCCTGTGAGCATGAACGGGAACCTGACAACAGTCGTCGGCATGATCAGCGCCACAGCCGGAGTGCCCAAGCCAGACATCGAGAGCGAAGTAGCCTCtactggcaagaagatcctcatcTACGGAGGGACTTCTAACCTGGGTAGCTTGGCTGTACAGTATGTTCGCCGGGCAGGCTACAGCGTGGTCACCACCACCTCGCCCAAACACAAGGCCTTTGTTGAAGCTCTCGGCGCCGATAAGATCATCGATCACAGCCAGGATCGCGACACCCTTGTTAAGGCCTTCATTGCCGAGGGGCCATACGATATCGTCGTCGATACTATCTCCTATCCCAACACTGTCAGCATACTTGCGGATGTTCTAGCCGCCCAAGGCGGTGGTACAGTCTACGCTACCATGCCCCCCTTTGGCCCGGAGACACTGCCCCAAGGTGTGGTCCGTCATTTTACTTCATGGCCATTTGTGCTGTATAAGGAGGGCAATGAGCACTTCATCAGATGGGCTTTTCAAGAGTTCTTTGCTAAAGGCATTGCAAGTGGCAAGCTCGTGCCGACGCAGATTGAAAGGGTTAGTGGCGGGTTCGAGGCGGTTAACTCTGCTTTGGATATCCTGGGAAAGGGTGTCAGCAACTCcaaggttgttgttgagcttgagaagtaA
- a CDS encoding amino acid/polyamine transporter I: MSADAKEMDYSHHEGDVPKSQHNESHETLRRVYNTWTASAYQVLMMASWTCNVVLYSTVFDVGGPMMLIYSTIIVTFGQCLMMSSLAELCSVWPYAGGQQAFTKYLAPKSIRRFLSYLVGWVVLLGEIATAAGCAMNSAQITAAIIELHHPGFHAASWNTYLIYMALTILSLAFCFSQRHLPAIAVLGGVITLGGGLAWAVSFLALAPKQTARFVFTEFVNNSGYHVSAWVGVMSFYTPIYALYGTDGILHIAEEMRDAPKSAPRAMVYSMVFSGITSLMGALVMAFCSGNWEAYMESDFPFLNWFVDVLDSSAGGSALVIVVIVLLNFLITVGINTAGSRLAWGMAGDHALPLSNFFAKVNQSVHTPLNALLFIITAELTIGLVLFGSDYAFQIIVSLGGVAIQFGYLIPILMLLIRGRSALPTDRQFKLNSFGYIVNVAAVCWSSLVIIILFFPLYVPITANNLVDMNWAVVIFAGLVVFIIVDWMFRGRHHYVISDE, translated from the exons ATGTCTGCAGACGCCAAAGAGATGGACTACTCGCACCATGAAGGCGATGTTCCCAAAAGCCAGCATAATGAATCCCATGAAACGCTTCGTCGTGTATATAACACATGGACAG CTAGCGCGTATCAGGTTCTGATGATGGCAAGCTGGACCTGCAACGTCGTTCTTTATTCAACTGTGTTTGACGTAGGCGGTCCGATGATGCTGATATACTCGAC AATCATCGTTACTTTTGGACAATGtctgatgatgagttcaTTGGCCGAGCTGTGCTCCGTATGGCCATACGCAGGTGGTCAGCA AGCTTTTACCAAATACCTGGCACCCAAAAG CATCCGACGTTTCCTGTCATACTTGGTTGGATGGGTTGTTCTCCTTGGAGAAATCGCCACGGCAGCTGGCTGCGCCATGAACAGTGCACAGATCACTGCGGCCATCATCGAACTGCACCATCCCGGCTTTCACGCAGCG AGCTGGAATACGTACCTCATCTACATGGCCCTGACTATCCTTTCCCTTGCCTTTTGTTTCTCTCAGAGACACCTCCCCGCCATTGCTGTCCTCGGAGGCGTCATCACCCTGGGCGGTGGTCTCGCATGGGCTGTCTCGTTCCTCGCACTGGCTCCCAAACAAACGGCCCGCTTCGTCTTCACCGAGTTCGTCAACAATTCCGGATACCACGTCTCTGCGTGGGTAGGTGTAATGAGCTTCTACACGCCTATCTATGCGCTGTATGGAACAGACGGTATTTTGCATATTGCTGAAGAGATGCGAGATGCCCCGAAAAGCGCACCG CGGGCCATGGTTTATTCTATGGTCTTTAGTGGCATCACTTCCTTGATGGGCGCTCTCGTCATGGCTTTCTGCAGTGGAAACTGGGAGGCGTACATGGAGTCTGA ctttcccttcttgaaCTGGTTTGTCGATGTTCTGGACAGTTCTGCAGGGGGTAGTGCGCTCGTCATTGTAGTCATAGTCCTACTCAA TTTCCTCATCACCGTCGGCATCAACACAGCTGGATCCCGGTTAGCATGGGGCATGGCAGGTGATCATGCTTTGCCCTTGTCCAATTTCTTTGCCAAGGTCAATCAATCGGTTCACACTCCACTCAACGCACTACtgttcatcatcaccgcGGAGCTGACAATTG GTCTTGTACTTTTCGGGAGTGATTATGCTTTTCAAATCATCGTCAGCTTGGGAGGAGTCGCCATTCAGTTCGGTTATCTGATCCCGATCTTGATG CTCCTTATTCGGGGCCGCAGTGCGCTCCCCACCGACCGTCAATTCAAGCTTAATTCATTTGGCTATATTGTTAATGTTGCTGCTGTTTGCTGGTCATCGCTTGTCATCATCATATTGTT TTTCCCCCTTTACGTGCCAATTACGGCCAATAACCTTG TTGACATGAATTGGGCTGTTGTGATCTTTGCGGGTTTGGTAGTCTTCATCATTGTTGACTGGATGTTCAGAGGCCGGCACCATTATGTTATCTCAGATGAATAA
- a CDS encoding FAD dependent oxidoreductase encodes MSGALEGIYQPGVVDPGYPSPNGTTPFWHSQPHPRANHQSEWPSDIVDVVIIGAGLTGMGLVRTLLKKQPDIRIVLVDARSLCSGATGRNGGHCKTMTFAMWEERKHSFGIEEAVRISTFEHAHLESMADAIHEDGIDCDLVLTQGIEAYYDQKDFEKAVAGLNDMRAHAPHLAEKHTVYSDQSYLQDVLKLSSRAVGAIAIPAASMWPYKWITGVLGPLIDQDKINVQTHTPVTCIIDQTEDAYATVKTARGDIRARRVVHATNAWLGRLLPELQPFISPVRGNVLSYAPTANGKSPLGLGSDYSIWLRYGVKDYDYLIQRKDGRAIVGRANTGRRAVGDDSETDLSPMSHLRGFAHEALATPDADAATKVSHAWAGILAFSQDGIPFAGRLPFLGRSHQWVCGGYHATGMIKAFLTSQMVAGLILGEKPDKEFPRSFFATDDRIRQLRISLETGEPVEIKARL; translated from the coding sequence ATGTCTGGAGCTTTGGAAGGCATCTATCAACCGGGCGTTGTTGACCCTGGCTATCCATCGCCAAATGGCACTACCCCTTTCTGGCATTCTCAACCACACCCACGCGCCAACCATCAGTCAGAATGGCCATCGGATATCGTCGACGTGGTTATTATCGGTGCTGGCCTCACAGGCATGGGCTTGGTCCGCACCTTGCTGAAGAAGCAACCAGACATTCGCATTGTCCTCGTCGATGCTAGGTCTCTCTGCTCCGGCGCCACAGGTCGCAACGGCGGTCACTGCAAGACCATGACATTTGCCATGTGGGAAGAGCGGAAGCACTCTTTTGGCATTGAGGAGGCAGTGCGTATTTCCACCTTTGAACATGCACATCTGGAATCCATGGCTGATGCCATCCACGAAGATGGCATCGACTGCGATCTAGTCCTCACGCAGGGCATCGAGGCCTACTATGACCAGAAGGACTTTGAGAAAGCGGTTGCTGGCCTAAATGATATGCGCGCCCACGCACCTCACCTGGCTGAAAAACACACAGTCTACTCAGACCAGTCGTATCTTCAGGATGTCCTGAAACTATCCTCTCGTGCTGTAGGCGCCATCGCCATTCCCGCAGCTTCAATGTGGCCATACAAGTGGATCACGGGGGTTCTTGGCCCCCTCATCGACCAGGACAAGATCAATGTGCAGACACATACGCCTGTTACATGCATCATTGACCAAACAGAGGATGCATACGCGACAGTCAAGACCGCACGAGGTGATATCCGAGCCAGGCGCGTTGTGCACGCAACAAACGCCTGGCTTGGTCGATTGCTGCCCGAGCTCCAGCCCTTCATTTCCCCCGTTCGAGGCAATGTGTTATCGTACGCACCGACCGCGAACGGGAAATCGCCCTTGGGTCTTGGAAGCGATTATTCAATTTGGCTGCGATATGGCGTTAAGGATTACGACTACCTTATCCAGCGCAAGGATGGTCGTGCTATCGTCGGACGGGCCAACACGGGTCGCAGGGCAGTAGGGGACGACAGCGAGACGGATCTGAGCCCAATGTCGCATCTACGAGGCTTTGCTCACGAAGCGCTGGCCACCCCAGATGCAGATGCCGCGACCAAGGTCTCCCATGCCTGGGCTGgcatcttggccttctctCAAGACGGAATACCTTTTGCCGGTCGGTTGCCTTTCCTGGGTCGCAGTCATCAGTGGGTTTGTGGGGGATACCACGCTACGGGTATGATCAAGGCTTTCCTCACGTCGCAGATGGTTGCTGGGCTCATCCTCGGGGAGAAGCCGGACAAGGAGTTCCCCAGGTCCTTCTTTGCCACCGATGATAGGATTAGGCAGCTGAGAATCTCCTTGGAGACAGGAGAACCAGTGGAGATTAAGGCGCGACTCTAG